CAAATACAGTCGTTAAGGTTGGTAGTCCACCAATATCCTTAGAAACTTCAATAGCAATTGGAGTTGTAATCGAACGAGGTAGAACACTTACTAAAAAATTTTTATCTAAATGTAATAGTAGAGACATTCCAAAAGATGTAAACACAGCAATTAATGACCCGACTGTCACACTTACCATAATCATTCCAATATGTTTTTTTAACAGTTCTAAATGTTTATATATTGGGATGGCAAATGCGATTGTTGCAGGTCCAAGCATATGTGTTAAGAATGTTGCACCACTTATATAGTTATTTGCAGGAATTTTCAATAAAAAAATAATTCCTATTATCAAAATAGGAGTTAATAATAACGGATGAAATAATGGAAATGTCACTTTTTTATTTAATGCTTTGGTAAGTCGGTATAAACCGAACGTTAGTATCGTCACAATAATAATATTCACTAAGCATCCGTCCTTTTGGGTTTCTCAAACCAGTCAGCAATAAAAGCAGTCAAGGCCATCACAATAAATGTACTAAGACCAATAATTAAGACAATTTCAACACCTTGCCAGCTAGCAATTTCATCATAATTAACAATACCAACAGCTGATGGAATAAAAAATAATAATAATTCTGCCATTAACCAATTGGCTCCTTGTTCTACCCATTCTAGTTTTATGATTTTGAAAAATAACGCCAAGAATAATAGTACTAAACCAATCATGGAGGCCGGTATAGGGATGGAAAGAAGATGCTTCAAACCAATAGCCAATAGCAAAAAAACATGAATAAATATAATCTGTATTAAAATTTTTCCGATTCTCATCCTGAACACTCCTACTTTTTCCGATACTGATTACTTGTTATCTTCAGCATACTACTGCTAGGAGTATTCGTAAAATACATAGTTATTATAATATGTATAACTTATAGTTATACACTGATCATTTTATAAATTGAATAAATGTCCGTCCTGCAAAGGAAAGATATTTATCTTTTTTCTGAATTACTGCTAAATTCCAAGGGATGACTGGTGTCAGATCTAACACATGAACCCTATCACTCTTTACTCGTTCACAAATCGACTTAGGTAAAATCGTAATACCTAGATTAGCAACAACCATCTCAGACATTAGGTCCCATTGTGAACTTTTAAATAAAATTTTAGGTTCATACCCTGCCTGCAAAAATTTCTCCCACATTAGATCATGCAATGCAAAATCTTCGTGGTAAAAAATAAATTCTTCTTCCCCTAATTCACTCAAATCGACAATATCCCGATTAGCAAGTGGGTGATCACGATGCACAATCACTTTCATATCTTCTTTGACAATAGGATAGCTATCAAACAAATTCTCATCAACTGGCAAAACCGTGACAGCTAAGTCCAACTCCCCTTCTTGGACGCTTTTCACTACTTTTGCTCCCCCATATTCAGTAATTGTTATTTTAATATTTGGATACAACTTATGAAACTTCGCTAATAAATCCGGGAAAAACAAGCTCCCGATAATAGGCGGTAAACCAAAATGAATTTCTCCCCGTTTCAATTCTGTCAGATCATTTAAAACTGTAGTCATATCTTTTAAATCATTATTTATTTTTTTTGCATATTCATAAACGACCATACCAGCATCTGTTAATTCACTTGTTTTATTTGTACGAATCAGCAAGGTCATACCTAATTCTTCTTCCATATTCTTCAGCATTTTACTTAATGCTGGTTGCGATACATGTAGGACTAATGCAGCTTTTGAGATACTTTTCTGTTTTGCTACTTCAAAAAAGTAGTGTAATTGGCGTAACTCCATGAGACAAGCTCCTTTTTTTAAAAAATTCCCCAATCTATTTATATTATTATCATAATCGACCCGCTTCTGTCGATATAATAGTTATATATTAGACAAGTAGGAGCGATAAAATAATGACAAAAGCAATATTTTTAGACCAATTAAACGCAATTCAAAAACAAAACACTTGGTTTTTTTCATTAAAAAGTGCATTACATGGTTTAAATGAAGAAGATGCAAAGCGTAAGGAAATTATAAATTCAATTGAGGGGATTGTTCAGCATTTAATTTTTTATAATGATCTAGAGCTTAGAAAATTCAAAGGCGAAACATTGGAACAAAGTTTCAAGTCTGATCATATAACCTATCGGAATAAAGAACAAACAAGCTGGATTGCAACAACAGTGACATTACATG
The nucleotide sequence above comes from Paraliobacillus zengyii. Encoded proteins:
- a CDS encoding LrgB family protein — its product is MNIIIVTILTFGLYRLTKALNKKVTFPLFHPLLLTPILIIGIIFLLKIPANNYISGATFLTHMLGPATIAFAIPIYKHLELLKKHIGMIMVSVTVGSLIAVFTSFGMSLLLHLDKNFLVSVLPRSITTPIAIEVSKDIGGLPTLTTVFVIITGIVGGIIGPSVIKGLAIKSPIAKGLALGMSAHGVGTNKAIEYGEEATTFSTLAMILAASITIIWGKFLIPSLVGFIY
- a CDS encoding CidA/LrgA family protein, producing the protein MRIGKILIQIIFIHVFLLLAIGLKHLLSIPIPASMIGLVLLFLALFFKIIKLEWVEQGANWLMAELLLFFIPSAVGIVNYDEIASWQGVEIVLIIGLSTFIVMALTAFIADWFEKPKRTDA
- a CDS encoding DUF664 domain-containing protein, with the translated sequence MTKAIFLDQLNAIQKQNTWFFSLKSALHGLNEEDAKRKEIINSIEGIVQHLIFYNDLELRKFKGETLEQSFKSDHITYRNKEQTSWIATTVTLHAILHDWEQSIKHADQEKISAWEETLSYLLLHNAYHIGQIVYIRKLVGDWKNKNGVDYNF
- a CDS encoding LysR family transcriptional regulator — its product is MELRQLHYFFEVAKQKSISKAALVLHVSQPALSKMLKNMEEELGMTLLIRTNKTSELTDAGMVVYEYAKKINNDLKDMTTVLNDLTELKRGEIHFGLPPIIGSLFFPDLLAKFHKLYPNIKITITEYGGAKVVKSVQEGELDLAVTVLPVDENLFDSYPIVKEDMKVIVHRDHPLANRDIVDLSELGEEEFIFYHEDFALHDLMWEKFLQAGYEPKILFKSSQWDLMSEMVVANLGITILPKSICERVKSDRVHVLDLTPVIPWNLAVIQKKDKYLSFAGRTFIQFIK